A single window of Acidobacteriota bacterium DNA harbors:
- a CDS encoding efflux RND transporter permease subunit — MTPAEFPVRRPVATAMIFAALVLLGAIAWRIIPVELFPDIEGDRLSVAFTRPGSEPEVVERELLRALEARVETLPGVAETWGTVTGDSGRLRIRFEPGTDLHVRDLDLRRIAADLERTQPRGTRIEVQSFDTEIVSRFVMVVQITGAGDRFALRDLAEEEIRPRLASVPGVSAAMLFGGAPRELRIAIDPQRIAALGIDAASVAERVTAALARPRFAGTAASGAGRAAVLVDGRPEGEVSLARLTLVPGRNVQLRHVADVALTAGEEEERARVDGRPAVTLVLFKQAEANLVRVGRALRERLHELEREFAASGLRFTIAFDGARTVEEQLRRLEKLAAGGFAIALAVLLLFLRQLRPVAVVAVSVPASLLIGVALLYLSGQSVNLITLFGLAVGIGMLVDNSIVVYEAVQRRLERGDGPDEAAVRGVGTTARAILAATATNAVVFVPLAFTVFESGLVRRLLEVLALAYLIPLAASLLVALGLVPLLARYLAAPAALARLAAERARRRAHGGLPVPSRAREVFSALLAVALRRPGAWLAATGLLVVASALVGAVWLGASAGGAEPARADEVRLQVDLPPGLSLDGATERVAVLEEAALAIGGVERVTSLVREEDASLTIRLEPEERRPPGTDAALVRERLQRAAREMTGVEIRSVGSGGGGGEEDEGLQELLGQAAPEVVISGPDADRLAELARQIEAALEELPEVASAWPRARPGREEVWVEPEQRALASLGLTAGEVLPVLALLRREGFELQVGYQERAGREIPVVFRRPGRVDREAVTRLPVVTPAGVRRLGTLARLRRAGSPTAIQHHNGRLEIAVRYRLSPQAPRTGPERAAL, encoded by the coding sequence GAGGTGGTCGAGCGCGAACTCCTGCGCGCCCTCGAGGCCCGTGTGGAGACTCTCCCCGGCGTCGCCGAGACGTGGGGGACGGTCACGGGCGACAGCGGCCGGCTCCGGATCCGCTTCGAGCCGGGAACGGATCTCCACGTGCGCGACCTCGATCTCCGGCGGATCGCGGCCGATCTGGAGCGCACGCAACCCCGCGGGACCCGGATCGAGGTCCAGTCGTTCGACACCGAGATCGTCAGCCGCTTCGTGATGGTGGTTCAGATCACCGGCGCCGGCGACCGTTTCGCGTTGCGCGACCTGGCCGAGGAGGAGATCCGGCCCCGGCTGGCCTCGGTTCCGGGCGTGTCGGCGGCGATGCTCTTCGGCGGCGCGCCGCGGGAGCTGCGGATCGCGATCGACCCGCAACGGATCGCGGCTCTCGGGATCGACGCTGCGTCGGTCGCGGAGCGGGTGACCGCGGCCCTGGCCCGGCCCCGCTTCGCCGGGACCGCCGCCTCCGGTGCGGGCCGCGCCGCGGTGCTCGTGGACGGCCGGCCGGAGGGCGAGGTCTCCCTGGCGCGCCTGACTCTCGTTCCGGGGCGCAACGTGCAGCTCCGGCACGTGGCGGACGTCGCGCTCACCGCAGGGGAGGAGGAGGAGCGCGCGCGGGTGGACGGCCGGCCGGCGGTCACGCTCGTGCTCTTCAAACAGGCGGAAGCGAACCTCGTGCGGGTGGGCCGCGCCTTGCGGGAGAGGTTGCACGAACTCGAGCGCGAGTTCGCCGCCTCCGGCCTGCGTTTCACGATCGCGTTCGACGGCGCGCGAACCGTCGAAGAGCAGTTGCGCCGGCTCGAGAAGCTGGCGGCCGGCGGTTTCGCGATCGCGCTCGCGGTGTTGCTCCTCTTCCTCCGGCAGCTGCGGCCGGTGGCGGTGGTGGCGGTCTCCGTGCCGGCGAGCCTGCTGATCGGCGTCGCGCTTCTCTACCTTTCCGGTCAGAGCGTCAACCTGATCACGCTCTTCGGCCTCGCCGTCGGCATCGGGATGCTGGTGGACAACAGCATCGTCGTGTACGAGGCGGTCCAGCGGCGGCTCGAACGGGGCGACGGGCCGGACGAGGCCGCGGTGCGCGGGGTCGGGACCACGGCCCGCGCGATCCTCGCCGCGACCGCGACGAACGCGGTGGTGTTCGTGCCGCTGGCCTTCACCGTCTTCGAGAGCGGTCTCGTCCGGCGGCTGCTGGAAGTGCTGGCCCTCGCGTACCTGATCCCGCTCGCCGCTTCGCTGCTGGTCGCCCTCGGTCTGGTGCCGCTGCTCGCCCGCTACCTCGCCGCTCCGGCCGCGCTGGCGCGCCTCGCCGCCGAGCGCGCAAGGCGCCGGGCTCACGGGGGCCTTCCGGTTCCCTCGAGAGCGCGCGAGGTCTTCTCCGCCCTGCTGGCGGTCGCCCTGCGCCGGCCGGGGGCCTGGCTCGCGGCCACGGGACTCCTCGTGGTCGCCAGTGCCCTGGTCGGGGCCGTGTGGCTCGGGGCTTCGGCGGGCGGAGCGGAACCGGCCCGCGCCGACGAGGTGCGGTTGCAGGTGGACCTTCCGCCCGGCCTGTCTCTCGACGGCGCCACCGAACGGGTCGCGGTGCTCGAGGAGGCGGCCCTCGCGATCGGCGGCGTCGAGCGGGTGACGTCGCTCGTGCGCGAGGAGGACGCTTCGCTGACGATCCGGCTCGAGCCGGAGGAGCGCCGGCCTCCGGGCACCGACGCGGCGCTGGTCCGGGAGCGGTTGCAACGCGCTGCGCGGGAGATGACGGGTGTGGAGATCCGTTCCGTCGGATCCGGCGGGGGCGGGGGAGAGGAGGACGAGGGCCTCCAGGAACTTCTCGGCCAAGCGGCGCCGGAGGTCGTGATCTCCGGGCCCGATGCGGACCGGTTGGCCGAGCTGGCCCGGCAGATCGAGGCGGCGTTGGAGGAGCTGCCCGAGGTGGCGTCCGCCTGGCCGCGCGCCCGTCCCGGGCGCGAGGAGGTGTGGGTCGAACCGGAGCAGCGCGCCCTCGCCTCGCTCGGGCTGACGGCCGGTGAGGTGCTGCCGGTCCTCGCGCTGTTGCGCCGGGAAGGGTTCGAACTGCAGGTGGGCTATCAGGAACGGGCGGGGCGGGAGATTCCCGTGGTCTTCCGGAGGCCGGGCCGGGTGGATCGGGAGGCGGTCACGAGACTGCCGGTGGTCACCCCGGCGGGTGTGCGGCGGCTCGGCACCCTCGCCCGCCTGCGCCGGGCCGGCTCCCCGACCGCCATCCAGCATCACAACGGTCGGCTGGAGATCGCCGTCCGCTACCGCCTTTCCCCGCAAGCCCCCCGGACCGGCCCCGAGCGGGCCGCACT